A segment of the Corylus avellana chromosome ca2, CavTom2PMs-1.0 genome:
CACAAGCATGCTGACAAGGGGACCCGTCTGGAAAGCGGAGACATGAAGCAGAAAGCAATCATAGGGGTGTGGATGGAGGTGGAGGCCCACCAATTCGACCCGGCAGCTTCAAAGCTTACTTGGGAGTTGGCATTGAAGCCAGTGTTTGGAAAGGGTACTCCCGACAAGGCAGTTGTGGAGGAGAACGAAGCAAAGCTGGCTAAGGTTCTTGATATCTATGAGAGTCGGCTGGCTCAGTCAAAATACTTGGCGGGTGAGAGCTTCAGCTTGGCAGATCTTCACCACCTGCCCACCATACAATACTTGTTGGCCACACAAGTCAAAAAGCTCTTTGATTCACGCCCCCATGTCAATGCCTGGGTTGCTGATATCACAGCAAGGCCAGCTTGGTGCAAGGTGCTTGCCCTGCAGAAGCACTGATCGAGGAGGAGTAAGGAGTAGTAGCTGCTGCCGGCCGCCCAGCCAGCCGGCTTATCTGTTGTCATTTGTGTTTATGAATTATTTCCAATACAATAATCCTATGTACGTACGTATGAGTGAATCATAAGTCTATTgccaagatatatatatatatatcatgttacATAAGTTGAGAGTATCTTTTAATTTTCCCTGTGAAGTgcaatcaaaattaaaatggtGATAGTATATATATCTAAATTGAATTCCAGTTGCTATTATTTGAGGCGTGCGCCAATTAATTAGTGCTTCTATTCATAAGCATTTCTAAATCaattgtagtgttttttttttttggacaaaaaacagcccaaataaccatgtcactaaaactttttttttgtagtgtaggCACGTTGAGCTCCCGTTAGATATTAGCAACAAATTTGATTCTTTTTGATGTTCCTTAGATCAAGAGAACACTAACCTAGGCGAAAGTGCTACCTTGGTATAAGGTAGCACTATTGCATCACTTAATGCACATTAATTGTTTTAAGGATatagaaaagtttttttttctctttttttcattcttctttgttttaacattttttaaaaagaatatttaaatgatataagaAATGAATAAAAGAAACTATTGTGgagtttattttaaaattaagtaaaaagtaACTTAGTTTCCTAACTTTAAGGAAAATTGGTGCTAAAGCTCTTAAATATTAGCCATTTATGTAAGAAGCTGCAGATTAATTATGTGATTAATCTAGCGAACAATTAATGGTGCAAAGTcaatgtgttaaaaaaaaaaaaaaaacctgttaAGGAATCCGTTAATCTCAACTTAATCATACGAAATATGCCGTCTTGAGACATTAAATCTTGTTAAAGGACGgaaaaatcaaaaatacaaaagtataaaaactaaaaactaaataataatttataatgaattaaaatataaaattcaattattttattttattttatttttttttaaaagaatgaaTGATCGTCGAGCCACCCTTAGAGATGACATAGTAGTGTTTGTGGATGAATCAGCCACCTCCGAAGCTCATAGAAGTGGCCGAGCTACCACAAGAGTTTTTTGGGGTGGCAATGCCACCCTTATGAGTTTTGGGGGTGCTAATTTGGCACCTAAGGGTGGTGATTGAACCAcctctacaatttttttacaaatttttttggaaagtaaaagagagaaaattcgATTTTAAGAAAACCTAAAAACTACCAACTCATTCTTAAACAAACTTTGGTTTGAAAAGGAGCTGCAGTGGGGATGGTTCAGAGAAAGGCCGAGAGATGTTgcctttttttaaattgttgtaatcaaaatgataaaaactaaactgagaagaaattttgtatatattgcTTAATCTCAATCAATTTACATGATGGGtatttatacataaaaaaatggtttacataGCCGTTGCAAATTAATGTTAAGATCTTCTATACATggaaattatttatatataaggaATGTTAATGTTGCTGGTTGGGAATTTGTCTTTCTCAATTGTTTTATGACTGTTGCACAGATTTATTTCCTCAACACTCCCCTTCAAGTTGGAGTGGATATTCATGACACCCAACTTGCCAAGTAGGTAATGGAATTTTGTTGTACCTAGCGCCTTAGTAAATAGATTAGCAGGTTGTTGAGTGGTAGGTATGTGAAAAGTTTGAATTATGCCATCTTGCAGCTTTTCTCGAATGAGGTGGCAATCAATCTCTATATGCTTTGTTCTCTTATGATAGACAGGATTCGAGGTGATGTGGATGGCCGCCTTGTTGTCACAATACAATTTTGCTGGTTGTGAATGTGAGATATAGAGGTCCGCCAACAGTTGTTTCAACCAAGTAATTTCACAGCAGGTTGAGGCCATAGCTCTGTATTCTACTTCAGCTAAAGAACGAGATATTgttgtttgcttttttgttttccaagatATTGGTGAGCTTCCAAGGAATATACAATATCCAGTGACTGATCTTCGAGTGTCTCTGCATcgtgcccaatctgcatcacaAAATGCGTGTAATTGAATGTTGCTTGTGGCTGATAAGAGAATTCCGTATCCTGGAGACTGCTTGATATAGCGTAACACTCTGTGTGCTGCATCTAAATGGGATGTGTGTGGTTTGTCCATAAACTGACTCAACACCTACACTGCATAAGCCAAATCTGGTCTCGTAATGGTTAAATAAATCAACTTACCAACTAGTCGACGATATGTTGAGGGATCAACAATGAGGTGTCCATCATGTTTACTGAGTGTTAAATTTTGCTCCATGGGAAATTTGCTAGGCTTGGCACTAAGAAAGCCGGTATCTTCAAGTATTTCAAGAGCATACTTTCTTTGTGATAGAAAGATGCCTTTCTTTGAAAGAGAATTTCAATACCCAGAAAATACTTTAGGTTGCCCAAATCTTTGAGTTTGAAATGGTCACCCAAATGTTTCTTAAGTTTCTGAATCTGCTCTAAGTTGTTGCCTGCAAATATAATGTCGTCTACATATACAACAATGGCTGTGAAGTTACCTTTGTGGGATCGGACGAATAGTGAGTAGTTTGCCTTGTATTGTTTATATCCTGCACTAATGAGAGTGGAAGAAAGTTTTGCATACCATTGTCTTGAAGCTTGTTTAAGCCAATATAGAGATTTGTTGAGTTTTGCAAACTCTAGTCTCCCCTTTTCGTCAGAAACCAGAGGAAGGTGCATGTAGACTTCTTCGTCAAGgtcaccatgaaggaaggcGTTGTTGACGTCAAGTTGATGCAAGTGCCAACCGCAGGAGGCAACAAGGGCAAGGAAAGAGCGGACAGTGACCATCTTAGCAACAGGAGCAAAGGTCTCCGTATAATCAATGCCAGCTTGTTGGTTGTAACCTTTAGCCACTAATCGAGCTTTATATCGTTCCACAGAACCATCTGggtgatattttattttgtaaacccatttgcagccaatGGGTTTCTGTCCGAGCGGAAGATGGATCAGAGTCCATGTCTGAGTCAACTCTAGAGCATCTACCTCAGCACGCATTGCATCTCGCCACTTGGAATCCTGCATGACCTGCAAGAAAGACTTTGGCTCTTGTGCAAGAGAAATAGCAACACTAAAGGCACGATGGTGGTTAGAGAGACAAGCATAAGATAAATATGCGTCAAGAGAGTAAGGGGTACCTAAGGAACGCACCAACGCTAACTCAGATGATTGAGTGGTACGAGATGGTAAAGCATGTGCAAGATGAAAATCACGCAAGTATACAAGTGGCTAGGTCGACTGAGTAGATCATCGAGTGACAGGAGGTGGGAAAGAGGTAGTCTGAGTGGCAGAAGGGACAACCAAAGCTTCAACGACAGGTGACAAGGGGGTAAGGACATCATCAGGGAGGTTAAAAGGAATAGGTAAAACTTGCGAAGATTGTTTAGGGGTGGTTTGGGCAAAGGGGAAATGATCTTCATACAAAAAGACATCACGAGAGATAAATGTTTTGTGGTGATCAAAATTATATAGACGATATCCCTTTTGACTATAAGGGTAACCTAGGAAGACACGTCGTATAGCATGAGGGTCAAATTTGGATGGATTTTGAGAATGAGTGCAAGCAAAGCACAAACAATCGAAAACTCCTAAGTGGTTGTAGTGAGGTTTCGAGTTGTATAACTTCTCATATGGAGTTTTGCCTGATAGGAGGGGAGTAGGAGTTCTATTGATCAAATAGGTAGCGGTTAAGATAGCGTCTCCCCAAAAACGTATGGGCAAGTGGGCTTGAAAGAGTAAGGCTCGAGACATATTGAGGAGGTGACGATGCTTGCGTTCAACAACACCATTTTGTGGTGGATTAGAGACACAACTAGTTTGATGGATGATGCCTTTGGCGGAATAAAATGATGGAATAGTGAATTCAGGACCATTGTCACTACGAATTATTTTGATGGTGGTCGAGAATTGATTTTTGACAAGATTAATGTAAGATTGCAGAAGAAAATGAGCCTCAGATTTATGTTGCATCAAATAGACCCATGTACATCGGGTGTAGTCATCAACAATGGTCAGAAAATAATATGCCCCATTAATGGAAGGAGTATGGTAACCACCCCAAATATCAACGTGTATTAATGCAAAAGGTGTGGTAGAGGAAATTTGACTTGTTGAAAATGGAATACGAGTTTGTTTTGCTAAAGGGCAAATAAGACATTGTTCTGCATTTGAACTACAAATTTTAGATacattattggaaagaaaagacaaaacttTATTGGAAAGGTGACCTAATCGGCGATGCCAAAGCTCTGGGGTTGACTTTGCCACCTGATACCTTGCGAGTCTCGTGTTGGTGAAGTAATACAGACTATCTTGCTCAGTGCCCAAATCAATCATCTTCGTCGAGCGAAGGTCCTGGATGAGacaaaaagtagaagaaaaaataatgagacaATGCAATGTGCGGCATAGTGTACGCACATAAATGAGGTTAAAGTGAAAAGTAGGAACACAAAGAACATTATGAAGAACAAGTGATGAAAAAAATGTCACAAATCCAATGTGTGTTACGGAGGCATATGAGCCATTAGGTAATTGGACAGTACGACCATGAACATGATAGGATTGGGTCAAGGCAGTGGGAGAATAGACCATATGATCAGTAGCACCACTGTCAAGAATCCGTAATGAATCATCACATAAGACAGAAGACGTACCTGAGAGAGATGGTTCGGTACTACCTGCTTGGTGGGCCATGAACTGTTGTGGAGtaacattattcaaaattgCAAGTAGTTGTTGACATTGATCAGGTGTAAAAGGGAGGCTGCTGGTAGTGGAAACCTGATGAGCACGGGGCTTAGGACTGGAGCTTGAGCTAGAATCAATCTTGCGACAAGTAGGAGGAAATCCATGAAGTTGGTAGCACCGCTTAGTAGTATGACCATCACGACTGCAATAAGTGCATTTTGGTCTTTCCTTCTTCTGAAAGCCAGATCGATTGTCCTTCCATGGTGGTATAGTAGCTTTTGCAGCTAAGGCAATGCCTTCAATGGTGGGTGGGGTGGTAATGTTGCGTTGGCGTTCTTCTTGAAGGACCAAGGCATATGCACGATTGACTCAAGGCAATGGTTCTATTAAGAGAATATGTCCCCGAACAGCTGCATATAACTCATTGAGACCCATGAGGAACTTTATGGTACGCTGACATTGTTGAAGTTGGAGACCCTCTTTTAGTGCGCCACAGGTGCAAGGGGCGCTGGGTTGAATTGCGGATAGTTCATCCCATAACCCTTTTAGTTTTGTGAAGTATGTGGCAATAGGCATGGTGCCTTGAACGAGGGTGTTGATATCTTGCTCTAATTGAAACATGCGAGGACCATTCACTTGAGAAAATCGCTCTTTAAGATCCAACCAGATGTCCCTCGCATGGTAACAATAAATAACATTGGTGCAAATGTCATtagaaatataatttaataaccAAGATTTTACCATATCGTTGCAACGGCTCCATTGCGAAAAATCTTTGGAGGAGGTCGCTGGTGGATAGATGGTCCCGTCAATAAATTCGAGTTTGTTCTTAGCGCTAAGAGCCATAGTGATTGTTCGGCTTCATGTTTGATAATTTCTCCATTGAGAGATTGAGAGGCCAATACCACACGAGGATGGTCGGAATGGTGGAGGTATAGATGATGATTGGGATCTTGGGAAGGAGGTGTGGAGCCTGTGGGAGTGGTGGtttccatcttcttttttttttttttttttttttttgtgacactAAACTACTTGTAGCTTAGGGTGATGTGTAACCAGCCTAAACTACATGTAGTATAACAGAGAGGCAGATTGGGTTGTGGGCTTTTGTAGATAAAATGGGCNNNNNNNNNNNNNNNNNNNNGCAATTACAGAATGCTCAGAAATCAGAGGACGTGATCGGCGACGGAGGTGAATCGGAACTGGCAGAAGCTAGTGTTGTCAGACCAGAACAGGCCAAGAAAGAGCAGGAGTAGAAACATTGATCGAGGGTCGGTGGCTATGACGTGGGTATGCGACGGGAATGTGAGGACCGGCTGCTGCAACACCAATAATTCACGGATTGAGCGTGGGTTGGAGCGGGGAGGGCCTCTGAGCAAGGATTGAAGCAGAAAAAATCCTTGGGGAGTGGATTGATGGCCTTTGGCCAACGAGGACCACTATGACGGGCAGAGGACAGCTTTTGACCGACAAAAAACAGGTAAGACCAGCACCCAAAGTAATTGGGCAAGATATTGCCGAGACACTGCAAAAAAAACGAAGTGCAGCaggcataaaaaaaaaaatatatatatatatatatatatatatatataaaaataaaaaaagactgTTTTTCAATTGTAGAAACAGAGTTTTTTCATTCTCTCAGAATCTACGctatgctttgataccatgataaAACTAAACTGAGAAGAAATTTTGTATGTGTTGCTTGATCTCAATCGATTTACATGATGGGtatttatacataaaaaatggtttacataGCCNNNNNNNNNNNNNNNNNNNNNNNNNNNNNNNNNNNNNNNNNNNNNNNNNNNNNNNNNNNNNNNNNNNNNNNNNNNNNNNNNNNNNNNNNNNNNNNNNNNNAatgatttttcatttctctttttaaataaattgaatttcgTGATGTGGCATAATGCCATATGTCATGTTCTGATTTGGTGGTCCcataaagccttttttttttttttttgttgttgcgaTGATCGATCCCTTACTTCATTCCCTCCGTATCTCCCTTATGCCGTGTTTGAGGTAATCAATCTTTGAATCCAATTAAAAAGGGTGaggaaaaagaatttaaagaatATCAAGTAAAGGATATATATAAAGATGGGAAGAttcaaagatatatataataccCATTCACCCATACgaaaatccattaatttcaAGTTGATTGGGAAAATGTTTAAGTTACCGTTTGAGTTCATGCAAATACCCCATAACCACCTCTGGATGTAGCCGTTGCTCTTGCTTTGGTTGGCATTTCTGCAGCTGCCTATTTATATTACACCAGAAAACCCAAAGGTATGAATTAATAAGCATCTTCTCACATTTGTATAGTAGGATTGGCTCgataaattttgaagtttaagatGATAAATTTAAGtgggatatttttttatttatttaaatactaattaaataatactTATTTGAATAAGAATCATTATTCTCACTTTTAATTGGAATGCAAAATTACCGAATAAGTTTTATCTTCTGAGCATTTTAAATCTTTCCATCTTTCCACctcaatatataattaagagCATTCCAATATATTGAATATTCTATTGCTTTGTAGACAAcatattatttttcaacttaattaatcattagagcaaatttagttatttattattttctttaaaggGAGTGAACATTATGACATTAATTCATGTATTACACTGTGACAAATCAGATTTTCAGTCTATTTAATTTctctattaaaaattaaacaatggcCAAGAAATCAAGCACTTCATGTTGAGAAAAACGAAATCATGAATAAGGAATTGTGGAATGGgttattgaagtatttttggCATTGAATTTCCATTACAGCCTCTCTCTCCCCTTCTCTCATTTGTAACATGAGAGACCACCTTAAAGCTTTAtgacctaatatatatatatatatataacatggaCTCTCCATGACAACATAAGTGCCCTTCACGTATGTTATGAGAACATGTCTGCATACACTAGCCTGttatccattttattttacGGACTAAGAGTACTAGTAGTAGCTTTTATaattctcattttctctttctctaaatataaataaaactctTAAAAGAACACTTGAAATAGATTATAGACTCGTTTGATTCCTTTTTAAACCAAGGGAACACTTGCCTTGACAttcttttaatataaaatagttttatctctgttttttttttttttgggatgaagAAAAAGTTTTATCTTTCCACTCTATTTCatctaacatttatttgaaagaatatttaaatgatagaATTCGTTCattttcaaccatcttttaactatttttatagTGAATCGacgaattcaccattgaatttatgtgggccacataaatttaatggttgacctattaaatttgtagaatgAGATGGGaaggagattaaaaaaatattggtatgaatcattttattttatttttttgcttcatttCTCTCCtctatcatttaatttaaataatacttACATGGCATAAGAAAATGATAAGGGAATCTATTGTATAGTTTATCTGAATagcaaagaagaaaataatttggTTCCCTATATCAAAGTAAAATTTAAGGGAAGTTGTTGCTAATGCTTTAATAATCGGATTTGGCTTAagtgtttaaattttattaatggtttagattttaattttattctctttttttttttcatagaaaactTGAAACAAAATGTAAACCGTTGAAacaacaaatatattataaattattttttttacggTACTTAAACCAAATCCTTAATAATCCATCCACATGCTCCTTAGATTCATGATCCACATAACCAAATCATCGTACCTTTTAACtttctaaaaaatgagaaatgctattctTTCAAACAACAATTATATATGAACTCTACTTAATTTGATACCAATCTGAATCTTTCTGTGTCTCTTCTTTGTTCTCGATCACTTACCACCATTTATCGGCAACAACCATGGCAGCCATCAAAGTCCACGGAAACCCTCGCTCACCAGCTACACAGCGGGTTCTAGCTACCCTTTATGAGAAAGAGCTTGAATTTGAGCTTGTGCCTGTAGACATGAAAACTGGTGAACATAAAAAACCACACTTCCTTAATTGCCTCAATGTAAGAACATGAACAAACCATTATTCTTGTAACTGAACTTCTTAATTAGGATCCATTAAATATGTTTATTAAAAATCCTTGTTGATGCAGCCATTCGGTGAAATTCCAACTCTTGAAGATGGAGATTTAAAGCTCTTTGGTAAAGTTTTTACTTATATGCAACAACGGTCGACATACTAATTATGATTAGTGTGAATATTTACTGATTTCAATATTCCAAGTACAGAATCAAGGGCAATTAATAAGTACATCGCCGACGAGTATGCCGGCAAGGGGACCCGGCTGGCATTCGGAGACAACAAGAAGAAAGCAATCATAGGGGTGTGGATGGAGGTGGAGGCCCACCAATTCGAGTCGGCAGCTTCAAAGCTTACTTGGGAGTTGTCATTGAAGCCAGTGTTTGGAAAGGGTACTCCCGACAAGGCAGTTGTGGAGAAGAACGAAGCAAAGCTGGCTAAGGTTCTTGATATCTATGAGAGTCGGCTGGCTCAGTCAAAATACTTGGCGGGTGAGAGCTTCAGCTTGGCAGATCTGCACCACCTTCCCTCCATACAATACTTGTTGGCCACAGAAGTCAAAAAGCTCTTTGATTCACGCCTCCATGTCAAAGCCTGGGTTGCTGATATCACAGCAAGGCCAGCTTGGTGCAAGGTCCTTTGCCATGCATGTAGAAGCAAGCACTGAGGAGAAAAGAGTAGTAGCAGCTGCCGGCCGGCCACCAGCCGGCTTCTCTGTTGTCATTTGTGTTCAATAAGCACGAGTACTTAATTTGAGTCTAGCACGGCTTCTTGCCCTCAATCTTCAAGTTGTAGGCATCAAGTTTATGAATAACATATTATACATTAAAGTATTAATTGAATGATTAGATTTACCTTTTTCTATctgcttaaacttttaggaaaagttgtgatttaacatggtatcaaagccaaagatcatgagttcgaactttgattttgtcaaattcactattaatttcaattaaatattttacgtattggatatcacctattaaaatggagtttgaatccacacgtgaggggatgttaaaatatttaattagatttacctcttcctatcagtttaatCTTTTGGGTAGAATGCTCAAATTCACAAACACAT
Coding sequences within it:
- the LOC132171737 gene encoding glutathione S-transferase-like — protein: MQILPNNQLLGATVALALVAISAAYIYCTSKPKAIKVHGVLLSTATQRVLATLYEKELEFELVPVDMEAREHKKKPFLSLNPFGQIPAFEDRDLKLFESRAINKYISHKHADKGTRLESGDMKQKAIIGVWMEVEAHQFDPAASKLTWELALKPVFGKGTPDKAVVEENEAKLAKVLDIYESRLAQSKYLAGESFSLADLHHLPTIQYLLATQVKKLFDSRPHVNAWVADITARPAWCKVLALQKH
- the LOC132170261 gene encoding glutathione S-transferase-like — its product is MAAIKVHGNPRSPATQRVLATLYEKELEFELVPVDMKTGEHKKPHFLNCLNPFGEIPTLEDGDLKLFESRAINKYIADEYAGKGTRLAFGDNKKKAIIGVWMEVEAHQFESAASKLTWELSLKPVFGKGTPDKAVVEKNEAKLAKVLDIYESRLAQSKYLAGESFSLADLHHLPSIQYLLATEVKKLFDSRLHVKAWVADITARPAWCKVLCHACRSKH